A stretch of Lysinibacillus agricola DNA encodes these proteins:
- a CDS encoding GNAT family N-acetyltransferase → MGQFENLSFTIRPIHDVKEFFEVSELEKIIWESDDPVPVAHAVTSVDNGGMIIGAFLDDKIIGFQYSFAGFNGINTYLCSYLLGVHPEYRISGIGEQLKLAQCKEALKIGYDLVTWTYDPLETVNANLNIKKLGGVCSTYIENYYG, encoded by the coding sequence ATGGGTCAGTTCGAAAACCTTTCATTTACAATCCGCCCTATCCATGATGTGAAGGAGTTTTTTGAGGTAAGTGAATTAGAAAAAATCATTTGGGAATCAGATGATCCGGTTCCCGTTGCCCATGCAGTTACATCGGTAGATAATGGTGGAATGATAATTGGAGCATTTTTAGACGATAAAATTATTGGATTTCAATATAGCTTTGCTGGCTTTAATGGAATCAATACTTATTTATGTTCCTATTTACTTGGGGTTCATCCAGAATATCGCATCAGTGGAATTGGTGAACAATTAAAACTTGCTCAGTGTAAAGAAGCTTTAAAAATTGGTTATGATTTAGTTACTTGGACGTATGATCCATTAGAAACAGTGAATGCCAATTTAAATATTAAAAAGCTTGGGGGAGTTTGCTCTACTTATATTGAGAACTATTATGGATAA
- a CDS encoding tyrosine-type recombinase/integrase, with translation MPILTFNLKRILPLHPHLIPLLASYKASLRTYQIYPSEPVFLNKNRKALDSRGLHVIFKDMLKKAGLPPTRFTLHHIRHTFATLMLQQNKENVDLRTLQ, from the coding sequence ATGCCAATACTCACGTTCAATCTCAAAAGGATATTGCCCCTTCATCCCCACTTAATTCCGCTTCTGGCATCCTATAAAGCTTCTTTAAGAACATATCAAATTTATCCATCTGAACCTGTTTTCCTAAATAAAAATCGTAAAGCATTAGATTCGCGGGGTTTGCATGTCATTTTTAAAGATATGTTGAAAAAAGCAGGCCTCCCACCTACCCGCTTCACGCTACATCACATACGGCATACTTTTGCAACATTGATGTTACAGCAAAATAAAGAAAACGTTGATTTACGAACACTTCAATAA